A single region of the Mercenaria mercenaria strain notata chromosome 6, MADL_Memer_1, whole genome shotgun sequence genome encodes:
- the LOC123549671 gene encoding uncharacterized protein LOC123549671 isoform X1 has protein sequence MDVEEYPRVFSTWEIYPRVHYFRNRYLDLHVRFNKVMRALPARFHDKSLMCKLDDLCRCLGDFPRVTVIGKEDMAPEQYIVSVQALQKATELPASATGGIHICICHAKVKDFSEIGLKDIDIAVSYFLKSFLHRCSGICIVFVVCETSNEFPQEELDNCRTHLHKKVTGYCKYPTEILIGPPEGRLQSTVSDAIESQIIDGFHETFIFLQRFVRKDIRSDQENLNILESQTVVGAIQSCLRNGKALIDAKAVSEHASYFDVILQTLCHRILCAAVPLMAAKHSLPDSICHELLEEIKLETDLQTSISSDTIHHLKRLEGNVQNLEKKAKGGETSDSVNTQFYNFDFIVYKLQKDMFQVVTSAEKKLSAMNRLTAVIRKMIFEIRGYLKQTTVSVEVAESGQRELTLEDITDKMRTEIMSTGGIYGMGTLYGQLEIHLKMNLEEAKIKEVKDSIAQLIKDHRFPHPYIIKTVNSEPQKLARSFVEQGDKTSSPFPDKNTQWCDGTLGCFIKCSEGVIYFVTCAHVVDPHGKKEHEVYIQKQTSNSLFGMSSTRMIIYGNETELHLTDFAAVRVLPKHLDMCSFHFKDDYGNNKNARLVHESSSELVGSFVFKYGASTGCTKGIIASNSYIFQGQSSVEHLVIVEPLPAPAEDIRSILTNNGNDSGPSQQGDFPLVPFNSAQTDTEELDISVAIHTSLNNSGTKSNSFSSSPNGANSSDEYMTEMEDYSVCSKIQTILPRPETGDFYYSRNGETGFVRSLNEISSGALSDISDHDTHLFATPGDSGSIVCKRDLVKDEIVAISMVTAGDFKTNDPLNPETPDGEKCLSVRMDKVLAKLKKRCETDFVLCTAVKTN, from the exons GAGCACTTCCAGCCAGATTTCATGATAAGAGTTTGATGTGTAAGCTAGATGACCTCTGTCGTTGCCTTGGAGACTTTCCACGTGTGACTGTTATAGGAAAGGAAGATATGGCTCCCGAGCAGTACATTGTGTCAGTTCAAGCACTCCAAAAAGCCACGGAGCTGCCTGCTTCAGCCACAGGCGGGattcatatatgtatatgtcATGCAAAAGTTAAAGATTTCAGTGAGATCGGACTGAAG gacATTGACATCGCAGTGAGCTACTTCTTGAAAAGTTTTCTTCACAGATGTTCAGGTATATGTATCGTGTTCGTAGTTTGTGAAACGAGCAATGAATTTCCACAAGAAGAATTAGATAATTGTCGCACACACCTACATAAGAAGGTGACTGGATATTGCAAATATCCGACTGAAATTTTGATTGGACCGCCAGAAGGACGTCTACAATCAACTGTTTCTGATGCGATTGAGAGTCAAATCATAGATGGATTTCATGAGACGTTTATATTTCTACAGAGATTTGTCAGAAAAGATATTCGTTCTGACCAGGAAAACTTAAATATATTAGAGAGCCAGACAGTTGTCGGAGCTATTCAAAGTTGTCTAAGAAACGGAAAGGCGTTGATAGACGCAAAAGCAGTTTCGGAGCATGCCTCATATTTTGATGTTATTCTTCAAACTCTTTGTCATCGGATTTTATGTGCAGCTGTTCCGCTTATGGCAGCAAAGCACAGTTTACCTGATAGCATATGTCATGAACTCTTGGAGGAAATAAAACTCGAAACTGATCTCCAAACCTCTATTTCCTCAGACACAATTCATCATCTAAAACGACTTGAAGGAAACGTGCAAAATCTTGAAAAGAAGGCAAAGGGAGGGGAGACCAGTGACAGTGTAAATacacaattttataattttgattttattgtgtatAAGCTCCAAAAAGACATGTTCCAAGTGGTAACATCGGCAGAAAAGAAACTGTCCGCAATGAACCGACTTACAGCAGTAAttagaaaaatgatttttgaaatCAGAGGCTACCTAAAACAGACTACCGTAAGCGTTGAAGTCGCTGAATCTGGTCAACGAGAACTGACACTGGAagatataacagataaaatgcgGACGGAAATTATGAG caCCGGCGGCATCTACGGTATGGGCACATTATATGGACAACTAGAGATACATTTAAAGATGAATCTTGAAGAAGCCAAAATCAAAGAGGTAAAGGACAGTATCGCCCAACTGATTAAGGATCATCGATTTCCTCACCCATACATTATAAAAACTGTCAACAGCGAGCCCCAAAAGCTTGCAAGAAGTTTCGTTGAGCAAGGCGACAAAACCTCGAGTCCTTTTCCTGACAAAAATACACAATGGTGTGACGGGACTTTGGGGTGCTTCATAAAATGCAGTGAAGGTGTAATTTATTTCGTGACATGTGCACATGTTGTCGATCCACACGGCAAAAAGGAGCACGAAGTTTATATTCAAAAACAAACATCGAATAGCCTTTTTGGGATGAGTAGTACGCGAATGATAATTTACGGTAATGAAACAGAATTACATTTGACAGACTTTGCTGCAGTTAGGGTATTACCAAAACATCTAGACATGTGTAGCTTTCATTTTAAAGATGATTATGGTAATAACAAAAACGCCAGATTAGTTCATGAATCATCCAGTGAACTAGTTGGCAGTTTTGTGTTTAAATATGGAGCTTCAACTGGCTGTACTAAAGGCATTATAGCTTCAAACAGTTACATATTTCAGGGACAAAGTTCAGTTGAACACCTGGTTATTGTAGAACCATTACCTGCTCCCGCTGAAGACATACGTAGCATATTGACCAATAACGGTAATGATTCAGGGCCAAGTCAACAGGGAGATTTTCCATTAGTTCCATTTAATAGTGCTCAGACGGACACAGAAGAACTAGACATATCTGTCGCAATACACACTAGTCTAAACAACAGTGGAACTAAATCAAACAGCTTTTCGAGTAGCCCAAACGGAGCTAATTCTTCAGATGAATACATGACGGAAATGGAAGATTATTCCGTTTGTTCCAAGATTCAAACAATCCTACCTAGACCAGAGACTGGAGATTTCTATTACAGTCGCAACGGTGAAACTGGATTCGTTagaagtttaaatgaaatttcgAGCGGAGCTCTCAGTGATATATCTGATCATGATACACACCTATTCGCCACACCAGGTGACAGCGGATCAATTGTTTGCAAGAGAGACTTAGTAAAAGACGAGATTGTTGCTATATCCATGGTAACCGCTGGAGATTTCAAAACAAATGATCCTTTAAATCCTGAGACCCCGGATGGTGAGAAATGCCTGTCAGTTAGGATGGACAAAGTGCTTGCTAAACTTAAAAAACGTTGTGAAACAGACTTTGTGCTGTGTACAGCTGTTAAAACTAATTAG